The following nucleotide sequence is from Paracrocinitomix mangrovi.
AACTCCAATTAAGAGAATTTTTTTGTCGTTTTTTCTTCTGTTGATGACTTCCAACAATCTGTCTATATCGTTGAGAAAAAAACCACTTTCTTTATCTCTGCTCAACTGCATTAAATGATCAAACATGTAGATTAAAGAAGAGTTTTCATTTTCTAAATAATTGGGTAATAATCCTAAAATCAAATAGTCATCTATGGCACCATAAAATTGTTCAAACCCTTTAATAAATGATAACTGATAGATAGTTGGATCTACCAAATGATGTGTGCTTCTTGTTTGTCCGGTAGTGCCTGAACTTTTGAAAATAATTGAGGTAGGAGCTGTTGATGATTTTATTTCGTGATGCTTGAAAAATGAAATGGGTAAAAAAGGTATTTCTTTTATTGATTTAATCCCCGAAATATCTTTACCCAGCAAGTCTACATATTGACGATAAACGGTGTTGTTGTCATATTGAAATTGAAAAATTTTCAGTGCCAGATCTTCAAATGCATCAGCAGACTGAATTTGAAATATACTTTTCAAATCAAATGGTAATTTATGCGTCACTTGTTCGTTCATCTATTATTAGCTAAATTCGCCTATACTATATGAAGGTAAAGACAAAAATAGTCGTAAATGTATCAACTCTAATGATGGTTTGGCTATTTCTTGCTTGTTTTAAAAGTGAGGAGTACCCTTTGGAACCTATTATTTTAGATGCTTCGGCTGTGGTTTATGGTGATAGTGCCATGGTGTCTTTTGATTTCACTGATGGTGATGCAGATTTGGGATTACCTGTAGAAGATACTACTGGAATTCATCATCCTGATTCATTTTACTACAATAATATTTACCTTGAGTATTATGAAAAAGATGATAATTTGGGTTGGGTAAAGGGACTCAATTTGTCTGGGGATACCATTGTGTTTGGATATAGAATAAAACCCCTTGAAGTTTCAAGTAACACTAAAGGAATTAAAGGAAGAATTGATGTGATGGTTTCTCCACAATACAGAAACATTACTTCTTCTCAGTCTGACACAGTAAAGTTTGTCATCACTTTAATTGACAGGGCGCTTAATCAAAGCAACAAATTTGAAACTCCTGAACTAATTGCATTATAATTCAAAATTATTTACTGATACTTGCATAGTATGCTAATTTATTTACTCTCAAGGTCTGAAAGTTTATACACTACTAAACGTATTTTTCAGGCAGGAATTAATGGTAAACACAATATTCGCGTCATCAATTACATGGAATGTGACTTGTTGGTAGAACACGGAGAATATAAAGTGATTTACGAAAATGAAGAACTTATAACACCTGATTTTGTTATTCCCAGAATAGGTAGCTCAGTTACCTTTTATGGATGTACAGTTGTGAGACATTTTCAGATGATGGGTTCAAAAGTGTTGAATAAGCCTGAAGGGATTTTAAATTCTAGAGATAAGTTCAGAAGTCTTCAATTAATGGTGCAAGGTGGAATTCCAATTCCTAAAACATTTTTTTCAAATGACTTGTATTATGCTGAGCAGATGGTGAAAGATCATTTGGGATATCCATTTATAATGAAAGTGCTAGAAGGAACTCAGGGTCAGGGTGTGTTCTTAGTGAAAAATGAACAGGAAGCAGAAGCCCTTATTGATGAGCATGTGAGTAAAAAAACACGTGTGATTTTGCAGGAATTTATATCTGAATTTTCAGGGAAAGATATTAGGGTTATTGTGGTTTATGGAAAAGTGGTAGCTACCATGATGAGACAGGCCAAAGAAGGAGATTTTAGATCTAATATTCATGCAGGAGGTAGAGGGTTAATTGTTGAATTGACAGCAGAAGAGGAGCAAATTGCAATAAATTCCCTCAGTGTTTTGGGTCTTGATATGGGTGGAGTTGATATTTTAAGATCAGACAAAGGACCTATGGTGATTGAGGTGAATTCATCTCCAGGTTTTGAAGGAATAGAGGGAGTAACTAAAATTCCTGTTGCAGAAATGATGATGGAGTCTATTGAACAAAACTTTTAATCATGGAAATAGCAGGAGTTCATATTCCACCCGGTAAAAATATAACGGTAGATATTCCAATATTTAGATTGCCTACCAATACTCCTATTGATATAATTGCTCATGTTTTCAGGTCTAAGAATGAAGGTCCAACAATGTTGGTTCTTGGTGGAATTCATGGAGATGAATTAAATGGAGTTGAAATTGTTAAACGTGCTGAAAAAAGCAAGATGTTTCACAAGCTGCAAGCAGGAACAGTAATAGCTGTACCGCTTTTAAATGTTTTTGGATTCATCAATTTCTCCAGAGGGCTTCCTGATGGTAAGGATGTAAACAGAAGTTTTCCTGGAACGAAATCTGGCTCACTGGCTTCAAGAGTTGCTTATGCATTAACAAAGGAAATTTTACCACATGTTGATTTCGGAATTGATTTTCATACAGGTGGAAAGAGTATTTACAATTTCCCACAGTCACGTGCATATTCTGCAGATCCGGCAAGCATTCAGCTAGCAGAAGAGTTTGGAATGCCATGTTTTATTAAAGGAGGATTGCTTAATAAATCATTGCGTAAAACAGCCCATAAAATGGGAATTCCTATGATTGTTTTTGAGGGTGGAGAATCTTCAAGAATGGATGAGTTTTCAGTAGATGAAGCATTAAAGGGGATTCAAAGAGTGCTAGTAGCAAGAAATATGGTGCCGGCTAAAAAAGTTGCCTCAAATAAACCGATTGTGATTGAAAGAAGTATTTGGGTGCGCGCAAATAGATCTGGAATTTTTAGATGCATTAAACAATCAGGAGATTTCGTGAAAAAAGGAGATATCTTAGGTACTATTTCAGGACCTTTTGGAAATTTTGAAGTAAAGGTCAAAGCCAAAAATGACGGCTTTATATACGGACACAATAATTTACCGGTAATCTCTCAAGGAGATGCATTATTTCATATTGGAATTGTAGCGGTTACTTAAAATACCAGTAAGACTGCTGTTGATACAATTACTAATGTGATACTCACAACTAAGATTTTCTCTTTTAAAGAGATGTCAGACTTTGATTTGCTTTGAAACATTTGATCAAATACGTAGGTAACAACTTTAGTCATGTGTAAGAGTTTTAGTAGTTCATTTAAAAGTAAACTGACTTTTTATGGTCAAATTCTTTTACTCTAATTTACAACAGAAAGTTACTTGACTAAAATCTCTTTTCGACGATTGGAATAAAATACTCGGTAAGTGCCGGGAGGTAAATTGTGGAGGTCAACTGAGCTTCCATTCCCTCTTTTGAAAATGAGCTCATTTGAATCGTAAATTTCATAGGACACAAATGAACTGAACGTCAATATTTTATCTGTAGGATTGTATTGTAGCTTTACTTTTTTCTGCTTGAATTTTTTTGAAGTGATTGGATCAGAATATGCACTTTGACCATTAATTGTTGCTACAACAGCTCTGAATTGGTTTTCTCCGGGATGAATGTATTTTGAAACATTAAAAGTGACAGGAATTGAATCAGTGATATTAAAATTCTGATCAATTTTCACCCAACGATCCCATTTGAATTGTTCAATTTGAACCCATAATTTAAGGTCAGGATATACTTGCGACACTGTCCACTTAAGCGTGCTGTCGTTTTCAAATTCGAATGTCTTAACGGGTAAAATCTCCTTAGGCATGAAGTCATTAGGATTTAAAATTCTAAAATCACAACGCTCAGGATAATAGATTTGAACTTTTACAGATTGATACATATCTAGATCCAATTTGTTATTTATATCAATCTGATATCCTTCATAAAGTATATTCGGATAAACTTTACCGTTTACCGCTACTGAATCAAAACAATCACATTCATGCCATGGTTTGGTAACACCATCTCTGCACTGCACAGTTAGGTTCATCCCATTAAAAAAACCATTGAATTCGTAAATTTTTGACTGTGTATTTCCATCTTTTGTCCAGATTAAAAAAGCGAAAAAGGCAATTAAAGATGTTTTAATATGTGTAGAATAATCAGTCATTACAAAAGCATGTACAAATACTTGGCCGAAGTATAATTTACAATAAAAAGCGCATTACAGCATCATAAAACTCATCAGGTGATTCAGCATGCACCCAGTGTCCTGCATCATCTAAAGTGTGAATTTTAGAAAAAGGAAATTTGTGATGAATCTCATCATAATCTGATTCAAGAATGTAATTACTCTTAGCTCCTCGAATAAATAAAGTATCAGTATCTATAGTTTCAAATGGAATTTCAGAAATAATGTTAGGCATTTGCTCAACTAACACAGGTAAATTAATGCGCCATGCTAGCTGTCCTTTTTCTTTCCAATAAAGATTCTTAAGTAAGAATTGCCTAACGCCCCAATTATCAATTTTTTTAGCCAATTCTTGGTCTGCTTCTGTTCTTGATTTAATAGTATCAAGATCTAAAGACTCCAATCCCTCAATTATAATGTCGTGATGCATTGGGTATCCTTTGTGACTGATATCCGCAACAATCATTTTATCTATTAATTCAGGATATTTGGCAGCAAAACCAATGGCAGTTTTTCCTCCCATTGAATGACCCAAAATATTGATATTATTTTCTCCAAGATCTTCTACTAATTCATGAAAATCTTCAACCATCAAATCGTAATCAAACTCATCTGAGTGAGGAGAGTGGCCATGATTTCGTTGATCTACAAAATATACTTTAAAGTATTCTCCAAATTTTTTACCCAGCGTCTGCCAATTATCAGATGAACCAAACAATCCGTGCAAAATAAAAAGTGGTTTTCCTTCTCCTATTGTTCTGTAGTGTAGTTTCAAAGTAATAATTTTTTATACATGTTAATGGTGTTCTCTAATCCCAAATAAATGGCATCTGAGATTAAAGCATGTCCTATGGATACTTCTAGTAAATCTGTAATTTCATCTGCAAAAAACTCAAGATTCTCTAAACTTAAGTCATGACCGGCATTAATACCAAGTCCATTT
It contains:
- a CDS encoding ATP-grasp domain-containing protein; amino-acid sequence: MLIYLLSRSESLYTTKRIFQAGINGKHNIRVINYMECDLLVEHGEYKVIYENEELITPDFVIPRIGSSVTFYGCTVVRHFQMMGSKVLNKPEGILNSRDKFRSLQLMVQGGIPIPKTFFSNDLYYAEQMVKDHLGYPFIMKVLEGTQGQGVFLVKNEQEAEALIDEHVSKKTRVILQEFISEFSGKDIRVIVVYGKVVATMMRQAKEGDFRSNIHAGGRGLIVELTAEEEQIAINSLSVLGLDMGGVDILRSDKGPMVIEVNSSPGFEGIEGVTKIPVAEMMMESIEQNF
- a CDS encoding succinylglutamate desuccinylase/aspartoacylase family protein, coding for MEIAGVHIPPGKNITVDIPIFRLPTNTPIDIIAHVFRSKNEGPTMLVLGGIHGDELNGVEIVKRAEKSKMFHKLQAGTVIAVPLLNVFGFINFSRGLPDGKDVNRSFPGTKSGSLASRVAYALTKEILPHVDFGIDFHTGGKSIYNFPQSRAYSADPASIQLAEEFGMPCFIKGGLLNKSLRKTAHKMGIPMIVFEGGESSRMDEFSVDEALKGIQRVLVARNMVPAKKVASNKPIVIERSIWVRANRSGIFRCIKQSGDFVKKGDILGTISGPFGNFEVKVKAKNDGFIYGHNNLPVISQGDALFHIGIVAVT
- a CDS encoding alpha/beta fold hydrolase → MKLHYRTIGEGKPLFILHGLFGSSDNWQTLGKKFGEYFKVYFVDQRNHGHSPHSDEFDYDLMVEDFHELVEDLGENNINILGHSMGGKTAIGFAAKYPELIDKMIVADISHKGYPMHHDIIIEGLESLDLDTIKSRTEADQELAKKIDNWGVRQFLLKNLYWKEKGQLAWRINLPVLVEQMPNIISEIPFETIDTDTLFIRGAKSNYILESDYDEIHHKFPFSKIHTLDDAGHWVHAESPDEFYDAVMRFLL
- a CDS encoding acyl transferase, which produces MNEQVTHKLPFDLKSIFQIQSADAFEDLALKIFQFQYDNNTVYRQYVDLLGKDISGIKSIKEIPFLPISFFKHHEIKSSTAPTSIIFKSSGTTGQTRSTHHLVDPTIYQLSFIKGFEQFYGAIDDYLILGLLPNYLENENSSLIYMFDHLMQLSRDKESGFFLNDIDRLLEVINRRKNDKKILLIGVSYALLDLVENYQADLSGCIIMETGGMKGRRQEMTKEELHATLSKGLKVESIHSEYGMTELLSQAYSSGDGIFYTPPWMKILLRRYNDPFEIIEEGSGGINVIDLANIWSCSFIETEDLGKYNGDGFSVLGRLDNADLRGCNLLIQ